In Cloacibacterium caeni, a single window of DNA contains:
- the rplU gene encoding 50S ribosomal protein L21: MLAIVEIAGLQYKVEQNQKLFVNRLKGEKGDKVSFEKVLLTIDGAITVGAPAVEGVSVQAEILDHVQADKVIVFKKKRRKGYKVKNGHRQQLTQIQIVSIGGADAPKAKKATKKETTEEVVAEEKPAKKPAAKKTAKKDTED; this comes from the coding sequence ATGTTAGCAATCGTAGAGATAGCAGGGCTTCAATACAAAGTTGAGCAAAACCAAAAGTTGTTTGTAAACCGTCTAAAAGGAGAAAAAGGAGACAAAGTTTCTTTTGAAAAAGTTCTTCTTACTATTGACGGAGCAATCACTGTAGGTGCCCCAGCTGTAGAGGGTGTTTCTGTTCAAGCAGAAATCCTAGACCATGTACAAGCAGATAAAGTAATCGTTTTCAAAAAGAAAAGAAGAAAAGGTTACAAAGTGAAAAATGGTCACAGACAACAATTAACTCAAATTCAAATTGTATCAATTGGTGGTGCAGATGCTCCAAAAGCTAAAAAAGCTACCAAAAAAGAAACAACTGAAGAAGTAGTAGCAGAAGAAAAACCAGCTAAGAAACCAGCTGCTAAAAAAACTGCAAAAAAAGACACTGAAGATTAA